In a genomic window of Hymenobacter chitinivorans DSM 11115:
- a CDS encoding carbohydrate-binding protein, whose protein sequence is MKKTTLYGLSALLLGGALSTQAQERATQPAYSLGSSQELVRQLEVQAATAEARRAVPTVQLRVSASQAFVGKVNYREDLAASGEYVVGEIQNVPGSSFLLRIEGGSVKGNIIFRQSRQAYSYSADARGNVLVQPADINKLICIDYNQPVGYRNPAPQTDNTASKIAVISLQSLPGARGCVMLDFDGQYVSGTPWNNGNPINAAPSGMTDAAIQEFWELVSEDYRPFSMNVTTDEAVFNSYPKTMRMRCIITPTNTAAPGAGGVAYLTSFNWNDDTPCWVFMTSPKAGGEAASHEVGHTLGLSHDGRLNPKEEYYDARSSAGNWAPIMGAGYYKPVTHWSRGEYASASQTQDDLAIMSGATYNVGYRNDDHSNSISGATNLARNGNSVSGAGIIERTSDQDYFAFSTSGGTVSLNLSTVSRHGDLDIVGRLFTSTGAQIGTFDTQGSLSTTLSANLGAGTYYLQIDGTSYGNPTTDGYSDYASLGTFSISGTVPAPVSSGVATVYKDCNYTGTAVALPAGDYTLAALQSRGILNDDISSLTVNGGYQVVLYENDNFSGAALTLTASNSCLVNNPLSTGNWNDKATSLRVQPAASSFSVTLQAEAASVNNGMTAETTTDVDGGQNMGYVDAGDYLVWNGINVPTTGSYLIEYRVASPSGGTISSDLNAGALQFGNSAIPATGGWQTWTTVLKTVTINAGTYNFGIYAQTGGWNLNWVRITKTGAARLAGSETASVAQAAPTLEIYPNPVTDQLRIRADQSLVGSEYQILDAWGKVVASGSAAAGQLNVAALQPGMYTLRLVIEGKVQPTKRFVK, encoded by the coding sequence ATGAAAAAAACTACTCTTTACGGGCTAAGCGCGTTGCTGCTCGGCGGCGCGCTCAGCACTCAGGCCCAGGAGCGGGCCACTCAGCCGGCTTACTCTTTGGGCTCCAGCCAGGAGCTGGTACGGCAGCTCGAAGTCCAGGCGGCAACAGCCGAGGCCCGGCGGGCCGTGCCCACAGTCCAGCTGCGCGTATCGGCCAGTCAGGCCTTCGTGGGCAAAGTAAACTACCGGGAAGACCTGGCTGCCAGCGGCGAATACGTGGTGGGCGAAATCCAGAACGTACCGGGCTCCTCATTTCTGCTGCGCATTGAAGGCGGCAGCGTCAAGGGCAACATCATTTTCCGCCAGAGCCGCCAGGCTTACAGCTACTCGGCCGACGCCCGCGGCAACGTGCTGGTGCAGCCCGCCGACATCAACAAGCTTATCTGCATCGACTACAATCAGCCCGTCGGCTACCGGAACCCAGCGCCCCAGACGGATAATACGGCCAGCAAAATCGCCGTTATTTCCCTGCAAAGCCTGCCCGGCGCCCGGGGCTGCGTCATGCTCGATTTCGACGGGCAATACGTGTCGGGTACGCCCTGGAACAACGGCAACCCAATTAACGCCGCGCCCTCGGGCATGACCGACGCGGCCATTCAGGAGTTCTGGGAGCTGGTCAGTGAGGATTACCGGCCCTTCAGCATGAACGTGACTACCGACGAGGCCGTGTTCAACTCCTACCCCAAAACCATGCGCATGCGCTGCATTATCACGCCGACCAACACGGCGGCGCCCGGCGCGGGCGGGGTGGCCTACCTCACCTCCTTCAACTGGAACGACGACACGCCCTGCTGGGTGTTTATGACCTCGCCCAAAGCCGGCGGCGAAGCGGCTTCGCACGAAGTGGGCCACACCCTGGGCCTGAGCCACGACGGCCGCCTCAACCCCAAGGAAGAGTACTACGACGCCCGCAGCTCGGCCGGCAACTGGGCCCCGATTATGGGTGCGGGCTACTACAAGCCCGTCACGCACTGGAGCCGCGGGGAGTACGCTTCGGCCAGCCAGACGCAGGACGACCTGGCCATCATGAGCGGTGCCACGTACAACGTGGGCTACCGCAACGACGACCACAGCAACAGCATCAGCGGGGCCACGAACCTGGCCCGCAACGGCAACAGCGTTTCGGGCGCGGGCATTATCGAGCGGACCAGTGACCAGGACTACTTTGCCTTCAGCACCAGTGGCGGCACCGTGAGTTTGAACCTGAGCACCGTGAGCCGGCACGGCGACCTGGACATCGTAGGGCGGCTCTTTACAAGTACCGGTGCCCAGATTGGCACCTTCGATACGCAAGGCAGCTTGAGCACCACGCTCAGCGCCAACCTGGGCGCGGGCACCTACTACCTGCAGATTGACGGGACCAGCTACGGCAACCCTACCACCGACGGCTACTCCGACTACGCCTCCCTGGGCACGTTCAGCATTTCAGGCACGGTGCCAGCTCCCGTATCGAGCGGCGTGGCTACTGTGTACAAGGACTGCAACTACACCGGCACGGCCGTGGCCCTGCCCGCCGGCGACTACACCCTCGCGGCCCTGCAAAGCCGCGGTATCCTGAACGACGACATTTCCTCGCTCACCGTGAACGGGGGCTACCAGGTGGTGCTCTACGAAAATGACAACTTCAGCGGCGCGGCCCTGACGCTCACGGCCAGCAACAGCTGCTTGGTGAATAACCCGCTGAGCACCGGCAACTGGAACGACAAGGCCACTTCCCTGCGGGTGCAGCCGGCCGCGTCCAGCTTCAGCGTGACTTTGCAAGCTGAAGCGGCCAGCGTGAACAACGGTATGACGGCCGAAACCACGACTGATGTGGACGGGGGCCAGAACATGGGCTACGTGGATGCCGGCGACTACCTGGTCTGGAACGGCATCAACGTCCCCACTACCGGCTCTTACCTCATCGAGTACCGCGTGGCCAGCCCCAGCGGCGGCACGATTTCGTCGGACCTCAACGCCGGCGCCCTTCAGTTCGGCAACTCGGCCATTCCGGCCACCGGCGGCTGGCAAACCTGGACCACCGTGTTGAAAACCGTGACTATCAATGCCGGCACCTACAATTTCGGTATCTATGCCCAGACCGGCGGCTGGAACCTCAACTGGGTCCGCATCACCAAGACCGGAGCAGCCCGCCTGGCTGGTTCCGAAACGGCCAGTGTAGCTCAGGCCGCGCCCACGCTGGAAATTTACCCCAACCCGGTAACCGACCAGCTTCGGATTCGCGCGGATCAGAGCTTGGTCGGCAGTGAATACCAGATTCTGGACGCCTGGGGCAAGGTAGTAGCCAGTGGCTCGGCCGCGGCCGGGCAGCTGAACGTGGCCGCCCTGCAACCCGGCATGTACACGCTACGGCTCGTCATCGAGGGTAAAGTGCAGCCCACTAAGCGCTTTGTGAAATAA
- a CDS encoding carbohydrate-binding protein, whose protein sequence is MKKTFTTLWRAAAILALCNVPAKAQTYQQVWADEFNGSISSSWVFETGGGGWGNNEKQYYQRANATVNGTELMITARKENVGGMPYTSARMKTQGLKQFTFGKIEARMKLPLGQGLWPAFWMLGANIGSVGWPACGEIDVMEHINAENKVYGTVHWDSNGHAEYGGNIITSPDAYHVYSVEWEPTYIRWFVDGVKYHEINITGGTGSTEEFQRPFFLLLNLAVAGNWPGQTVDESKLPATMFVDYVRVYQKTSTPPPTTTSLTIQAESYSSMNGVQLETTSDTGGGQDVGWIDAGDWMAYSSINFPTSGTYTLEYRVASPSGGTLSSDLNAGSIQLGNVAIPATGGWQNWTTVSKTVNVNAGTYNFGVFAQTGGWNINWIRITKSGTARMAAETAVATVAPAEFDLYPNPATSQLTIRAERDLSGSQYQIVDDRGKVVASGTAHTNRLDVAGLKNGLYTLVLVTKDHQKLTRRFSK, encoded by the coding sequence ATGAAAAAAACCTTTACTACGCTGTGGCGTGCCGCAGCCATCCTGGCATTGTGCAACGTTCCGGCCAAAGCCCAAACTTACCAGCAAGTCTGGGCTGATGAATTCAACGGCAGCATCAGTTCGAGCTGGGTGTTCGAAACCGGCGGCGGCGGCTGGGGCAACAACGAAAAACAGTACTACCAGCGCGCCAACGCCACCGTCAACGGCACGGAGCTGATGATTACGGCCCGCAAGGAAAACGTGGGCGGCATGCCCTACACCTCGGCCCGGATGAAAACCCAGGGGCTGAAGCAGTTCACTTTCGGCAAGATTGAGGCCCGCATGAAGCTGCCCCTGGGCCAAGGCTTGTGGCCCGCCTTCTGGATGCTGGGCGCCAATATTGGGTCGGTGGGCTGGCCGGCCTGCGGCGAAATTGACGTTATGGAGCACATCAACGCCGAAAACAAGGTGTACGGCACCGTGCACTGGGACAGCAACGGCCACGCCGAGTACGGCGGCAACATCATTACCTCCCCCGACGCCTACCACGTGTACTCGGTGGAATGGGAGCCGACCTACATCCGTTGGTTTGTGGACGGCGTGAAGTACCACGAAATCAACATTACGGGCGGCACGGGCAGCACCGAGGAATTTCAGCGGCCCTTCTTTCTGCTGCTGAACCTGGCCGTGGCCGGCAACTGGCCCGGGCAAACCGTGGACGAAAGCAAGCTGCCCGCCACCATGTTTGTGGACTACGTGCGGGTGTACCAGAAAACCAGCACGCCCCCGCCGACCACCACCTCGCTCACTATTCAGGCCGAAAGCTACAGCTCCATGAACGGCGTGCAGCTGGAAACGACCTCCGACACGGGTGGCGGCCAGGATGTGGGCTGGATTGACGCCGGCGACTGGATGGCCTACAGCAGCATCAACTTCCCGACTTCGGGCACTTACACCCTGGAGTACCGCGTGGCCAGCCCCAGCGGCGGCACCTTGTCGTCGGACCTGAACGCCGGCTCTATTCAGCTCGGCAACGTGGCCATTCCGGCTACCGGTGGCTGGCAAAACTGGACCACCGTGTCGAAGACGGTGAATGTGAATGCCGGCACCTACAACTTCGGCGTCTTTGCCCAGACCGGCGGCTGGAATATTAACTGGATCCGGATTACCAAGTCGGGCACGGCGCGAATGGCGGCGGAAACGGCTGTAGCAACGGTAGCCCCGGCCGAGTTTGACCTCTACCCCAACCCGGCCACCTCGCAGCTCACGATTCGGGCGGAGCGAGACCTGAGCGGCAGCCAGTACCAGATTGTGGACGACCGGGGCAAAGTAGTAGCCAGCGGTACGGCCCACACCAACCGCCTCGACGTGGCGGGCCTCAAAAACGGGCTCTACACGCTGGTCCTCGTTACCAAGGACCACCAGAAGCTGACCCGCCGCTTCAGCAAATAA
- a CDS encoding TetR/AcrR family transcriptional regulator, protein MTNRKQHIAQVALQLFGDKGFEHTPTQLIAKEAGVSEALIFKYFGSKEQLLEFIIKNGYKRIIEANRGWLEERDPLGLIHSVIELPYKLVKEEPYFWKLQSRLTNSEVAQKQHERFLQPVPALLHRAFEKLHYQEPDKEVSLLLLLIDALWKIQAQKTDEQIQEMLNFIKSKYQDQA, encoded by the coding sequence ATGACCAACCGTAAGCAGCATATTGCCCAGGTAGCATTGCAGCTATTCGGCGACAAGGGCTTCGAGCACACGCCCACCCAGCTGATTGCCAAAGAGGCAGGCGTCTCGGAAGCCCTGATCTTCAAGTACTTTGGCTCCAAGGAACAACTCCTGGAGTTTATTATAAAGAACGGCTACAAGCGCATCATCGAGGCCAACCGCGGCTGGCTGGAGGAGCGCGACCCGCTGGGTCTGATTCACAGCGTGATTGAGCTGCCCTATAAGCTGGTCAAGGAAGAGCCGTACTTCTGGAAGCTCCAGTCGCGGCTGACCAACAGCGAAGTGGCCCAGAAGCAGCACGAGCGGTTTTTGCAGCCCGTACCGGCCCTGCTGCACCGCGCCTTCGAGAAGCTGCACTACCAGGAGCCCGACAAGGAAGTAAGCCTGCTGCTGCTGCTCATCGACGCGCTGTGGAAAATTCAGGCCCAGAAAACCGACGAGCAGATTCAGGAGATGCTGAACTTTATCAAGTCCAAGTACCAGGACCAGGCGTAG
- the fbaA gene encoding class II fructose-bisphosphate aldolase translates to MAESTLTGLRAGVLHGDEVQSLFKVAKAQGFALPAVNVTGSNTVNAVLETAKALNSPVIIQFSNGGAQFFAGKSVPNGDQRASIAGAISGAQHVHLMAQLYDVPVILHTDHAAKKLLPWIDGLLEAGEKHYAQYGQPLYSSHMLDLSEEPIEENIEICKRYLERMAKIGMTLEIELGVTGGEEDGVDNSDVDSSKLYTQPEEVAYAYEQLSEVSNRFTIAAAFGNVHGVYKPGNVKLQPKILHNSQEFLRQKHNIEEALPIDFVFHGGSGSSQEEIREAISYGAIKMNIDTDLQWALWEGIKDYYVQNEAFLQGQIGNPSGADSPNKKYYDPRVWLRKGEETFVARLKQAFEDLNAVNRRP, encoded by the coding sequence ATGGCAGAATCAACGCTTACCGGCTTGCGCGCCGGCGTGCTCCACGGCGACGAAGTTCAATCCCTGTTTAAGGTAGCCAAGGCCCAGGGCTTTGCCCTGCCCGCCGTCAACGTGACGGGCAGCAACACGGTAAATGCCGTGCTCGAAACGGCCAAGGCGCTCAACTCGCCGGTTATCATCCAGTTTTCGAACGGTGGGGCCCAGTTCTTCGCCGGCAAATCGGTGCCCAACGGCGACCAGCGCGCCAGCATTGCCGGCGCCATTTCGGGCGCCCAGCACGTGCACCTGATGGCCCAGCTCTACGACGTGCCGGTGATTCTGCACACCGACCACGCCGCTAAAAAGCTCCTGCCCTGGATTGACGGCTTGCTCGAAGCCGGCGAAAAGCACTACGCCCAGTACGGCCAGCCCCTCTACAGCTCCCACATGCTGGACCTGTCGGAGGAGCCGATTGAGGAGAACATCGAAATCTGCAAGCGTTACCTGGAGCGCATGGCCAAAATTGGCATGACGCTGGAAATTGAGCTGGGCGTAACCGGCGGCGAGGAAGACGGCGTCGACAACTCCGACGTGGACTCCAGCAAGCTCTACACCCAGCCCGAGGAAGTGGCCTACGCCTACGAGCAGCTGAGCGAGGTGAGCAACCGCTTCACCATCGCCGCCGCTTTCGGCAACGTGCACGGTGTGTACAAACCCGGCAACGTGAAGCTGCAGCCCAAGATCCTGCACAACTCCCAGGAGTTTCTGCGCCAGAAGCACAACATCGAGGAGGCCCTGCCCATCGACTTCGTGTTTCACGGCGGCTCGGGCTCGTCGCAGGAGGAAATCCGCGAGGCCATCAGCTACGGCGCCATCAAGATGAACATCGACACCGACCTGCAGTGGGCCCTGTGGGAAGGTATCAAGGACTATTACGTGCAGAACGAAGCCTTCCTACAGGGCCAGATCGGTAACCCCAGCGGCGCCGACTCGCCCAACAAGAAGTACTACGACCCGCGCGTGTGGCTGCGCAAAGGCGAAGAAACCTTTGTGGCGCGCCTCAAGCAAGCCTTCGAAGACTTGAACGCCGTCAACCGCCGCCCCTAG
- a CDS encoding LacI family DNA-binding transcriptional regulator, translating into MANRRASITDLAKALNLSASTVSRALADHNDVSEATKERVRQAAQELNYRPNQLAAALRRGHSKTLGVLVPHITGNFFPHVVHGIATEASKSGYNVLICQSDEDVQQEKKNIDLFMNAQVEGILVSLANTTQDFTHFDEVKNQRLPLVFFDRIIEGFQGPNVSAVVLNDYLGAYQAVSHLIEQGCTRIGIFSGPLHVNINKNRYQGYLDALQAHGLPLRREYVSHHSDINLKSGTQAMRKLLRLPQRPDAVFASNDLAIVGAMQVAKEQGLRVPQDVALIGFSNEAFTELTEPRLTSVDQRSEQMGRTAVRLLLKLLNRPATAAPLKPVVLEPKLIIRESSVRIRR; encoded by the coding sequence ATGGCAAACCGTCGGGCCTCCATTACTGATTTAGCTAAAGCCCTGAACCTGTCGGCCTCCACCGTTTCCCGGGCCCTGGCCGACCACAACGACGTGAGCGAGGCTACCAAGGAGCGGGTGCGGCAGGCGGCTCAGGAGCTCAACTACCGGCCCAACCAGCTGGCCGCCGCCCTGCGCCGGGGCCACAGCAAAACCCTGGGCGTGCTGGTGCCCCACATTACCGGCAACTTCTTTCCCCACGTCGTGCACGGCATTGCCACCGAGGCCAGCAAGTCGGGCTACAACGTGCTGATCTGCCAGTCGGACGAAGACGTGCAGCAGGAAAAGAAGAACATCGACCTGTTTATGAACGCCCAGGTGGAAGGCATTCTGGTGTCGTTGGCTAACACTACCCAGGATTTTACCCACTTCGACGAGGTCAAGAATCAGCGCCTGCCGCTCGTGTTCTTCGACCGAATTATCGAGGGTTTCCAGGGGCCCAACGTGAGTGCCGTGGTGCTCAACGACTATCTGGGGGCCTACCAGGCCGTGTCTCACCTCATCGAGCAGGGCTGCACCCGGATTGGCATTTTCAGCGGCCCGCTGCACGTCAACATCAACAAGAACCGCTACCAGGGCTACCTCGACGCGCTCCAGGCCCACGGGCTGCCCCTGCGCCGCGAGTATGTGTCGCACCACAGCGACATCAACCTCAAAAGCGGGACCCAGGCCATGCGCAAGCTGCTGCGGCTGCCCCAGCGCCCCGATGCCGTGTTTGCCTCCAACGACCTGGCCATCGTGGGGGCTATGCAGGTGGCTAAGGAGCAAGGGCTGCGCGTGCCCCAGGACGTGGCCCTGATTGGCTTCAGCAACGAGGCCTTCACCGAGCTGACCGAGCCCCGGCTGACGTCGGTGGACCAGCGCAGTGAGCAAATGGGCCGCACCGCCGTGCGCTTGCTGCTCAAGCTCCTAAACCGCCCCGCCACCGCCGCGCCCCTTAAGCCCGTCGTGCTGGAGCCCAAACTCATTATCCGGGAGTCGTCGGTGCGCATCCGGCGCTAG
- a CDS encoding sensor histidine kinase: MTFKRLEVGIAVRLLGLLAVLGGLSYALPRGAYLLGLLLAGLLLGAVWELTRYLTRPNRALADYLLAVRYHDFAQHYNDAHADRTLQPLYRAFNELNGAFRQLSAEREAQFAYLQTVLQLIDTGILSFDEHGQVEWLNEAFKQTLELPYLKNIQALQKRHPVLYDAIRSVQPGEPTIVRLSVGAKPLQLLLSATGFRLQQRQFTLVAFKNVSHALEENETAAWQKLLRVMTHEIMNSVAPIASLADTLRRHVQQELTTQPTGHDLLDDVAEGIGIIQNRSEGLLRFAQVYRDLSTISAPLLTTVYVQELFASIRGLMRAQLDEAGITLLTTVEPPDLRFSADCRLLEQVLINLVLNAAHALRPSLGPRIELQAQATPDGRVLMRVADNGTGIAPELLDSIFIPFFTTRKDGTGIGLSLAKQIMHLHKGSIRVHSAVGEGAVFQLEFPKA; the protein is encoded by the coding sequence ATGACCTTTAAGCGCCTCGAAGTTGGAATTGCGGTGCGCCTGCTGGGGCTGCTGGCCGTGCTGGGCGGCCTGAGCTACGCCCTGCCGCGGGGGGCTTACCTGCTCGGGCTGCTGCTGGCGGGCCTGCTGCTGGGGGCCGTGTGGGAGCTGACCCGCTACCTGACTCGCCCCAACCGGGCCCTAGCCGACTACCTGCTGGCCGTGCGCTACCACGACTTCGCCCAGCACTACAACGACGCCCACGCCGACCGGACCCTGCAGCCGCTCTACCGGGCTTTCAATGAGCTCAACGGAGCCTTCCGTCAACTCAGCGCCGAGCGGGAAGCGCAGTTTGCCTACCTGCAAACCGTGCTCCAGCTCATCGACACCGGCATTCTGTCCTTTGATGAGCACGGGCAGGTGGAATGGCTGAACGAGGCCTTTAAGCAAACCCTGGAGCTGCCCTACCTGAAGAACATTCAGGCCCTGCAAAAGCGCCACCCGGTGCTCTACGACGCTATCCGGAGCGTGCAGCCCGGCGAGCCGACCATCGTGCGGCTGAGCGTGGGCGCCAAGCCCCTGCAGCTGCTGCTCTCGGCCACGGGGTTTCGGCTGCAGCAGCGGCAGTTTACGCTGGTGGCATTCAAGAACGTGAGCCACGCCCTGGAAGAAAACGAAACGGCGGCCTGGCAGAAGCTGCTGCGGGTAATGACCCACGAAATTATGAACTCGGTGGCCCCCATTGCCTCCCTGGCCGATACGTTGCGCCGCCACGTGCAGCAGGAGCTGACCACCCAGCCCACTGGCCACGACCTGCTCGACGACGTGGCCGAGGGCATCGGCATTATCCAAAACCGTAGCGAGGGGCTGTTGCGCTTTGCCCAGGTGTACCGCGACCTGAGCACCATCAGCGCCCCACTGCTGACTACGGTGTACGTGCAGGAGCTGTTTGCCAGCATCCGGGGCCTGATGCGCGCCCAGCTCGACGAGGCCGGCATTACGCTGCTCACCACCGTGGAGCCGCCCGACCTGCGCTTCAGTGCCGACTGCCGCCTGCTGGAGCAAGTACTCATCAACCTGGTGCTCAACGCGGCCCATGCCTTGCGCCCGAGCCTGGGCCCGCGCATCGAGCTGCAAGCCCAGGCTACCCCCGACGGCCGGGTGCTGATGCGGGTAGCTGACAATGGCACCGGTATTGCGCCCGAGCTGCTGGACAGCATCTTCATTCCCTTTTTCACGACCCGCAAAGACGGCACGGGCATCGGCCTGAGCCTGGCCAAGCAGATCATGCACCTGCACAAGGGCAGCATCCGGGTGCACTCCGCGGTGGGCGAAGGGGCCGTGTTTCAGCTCGAATTCCCGAAGGCCTAG
- a CDS encoding sigma-54-dependent transcriptional regulator has protein sequence MILKKARVLVVDDDTDVLFAVRLLLKTEVQEVVTEKNPELLLSLLSRQHFDVIFLDMNYKSTLGSGNEGLYWLGRIREKDPGATVIMITAHGEVSTAVRALKAGATDFIVKPWHNAQLLETLTAALEPRPTGGSRPTAPLPPRRPASFAEFELLGQSEAMQEVFYKIEKVAPTEANVLLLGENGTGKELVAQALHKRSFRASQPFVTADLAAMSEGIFESELFGHKKGSFTDAREDRQGRFAAASGGTLFLDEVGNISLAQQAKLLTVLQNRQVIPLGSNVLVPVDIRLISATNAPLYELAARQEFRQDLIYRLNTVEITLPPLRARADDVLLLARHFAGLYAARNRKPVPDFEPATLQKLREHHWPGNVRELQHAVERAIILAETDVLRPQDFRFATPPAPVAAGPAPEGPLHLQEVEKNTIMRVIERHNGNITKAAKELGLTRTALYRRLEKHDL, from the coding sequence ATGATTCTGAAGAAAGCACGCGTTTTGGTAGTTGACGACGACACGGACGTGTTGTTTGCCGTGCGCCTGCTGCTCAAAACCGAAGTCCAGGAGGTCGTCACCGAGAAGAACCCCGAGTTGCTGCTGTCCTTGCTCAGCCGGCAGCACTTCGACGTGATATTCCTGGATATGAACTACAAAAGCACCCTGGGCAGCGGCAACGAGGGCCTGTACTGGCTGGGGCGCATCCGGGAAAAAGACCCCGGGGCCACCGTCATCATGATTACGGCCCACGGCGAGGTCAGCACGGCCGTCCGCGCCCTCAAGGCCGGGGCCACCGATTTTATCGTGAAGCCCTGGCACAACGCCCAGTTGCTCGAAACCCTAACAGCGGCCCTGGAGCCGCGCCCCACCGGAGGTTCGCGCCCTACCGCCCCGCTCCCCCCCCGCCGGCCGGCTTCCTTCGCCGAGTTTGAGCTGCTGGGGCAGTCGGAAGCCATGCAGGAGGTGTTTTACAAGATTGAGAAAGTGGCGCCCACCGAGGCCAACGTGCTGCTGCTGGGCGAAAACGGCACCGGCAAGGAGCTGGTGGCCCAGGCCCTGCACAAACGCTCCTTCCGGGCCAGCCAGCCCTTCGTCACCGCCGATTTGGCGGCCATGAGTGAAGGAATCTTCGAAAGTGAGCTGTTTGGGCACAAGAAAGGCTCGTTTACCGACGCCCGCGAAGACCGGCAGGGTCGGTTTGCCGCCGCCTCCGGGGGCACCTTGTTTCTGGACGAAGTCGGTAACATCAGCCTAGCCCAGCAGGCCAAGCTGCTCACCGTGCTACAAAACCGCCAGGTAATTCCGCTGGGCTCCAACGTGCTCGTGCCGGTGGATATCCGCCTGATTTCGGCCACCAACGCCCCGCTCTACGAGCTGGCGGCCCGCCAGGAGTTTCGCCAGGACCTTATTTACCGGCTCAACACCGTCGAAATTACCCTGCCCCCGCTGCGGGCCCGGGCCGACGACGTACTGCTACTGGCCCGGCACTTTGCCGGCCTCTACGCGGCCCGCAACCGCAAGCCCGTGCCCGATTTCGAGCCCGCCACGTTGCAGAAGCTTAGGGAGCACCACTGGCCCGGCAACGTACGGGAGTTGCAGCATGCCGTGGAGCGGGCCATTATCCTGGCCGAAACCGACGTGCTCCGGCCCCAGGATTTCCGCTTTGCCACCCCGCCCGCCCCGGTTGCGGCCGGCCCCGCGCCGGAAGGGCCGCTCCACCTGCAGGAAGTCGAGAAAAACACGATTATGCGCGTCATCGAGCGGCACAACGGCAATATTACCAAGGCGGCCAAGGAGCTGGGCCTGACCCGCACGGCCCTGTACCGCCGCCTCGAAAAACATGACCTTTAA